Proteins encoded by one window of Gemmatimonadales bacterium:
- the pfp gene encoding diphosphate--fructose-6-phosphate 1-phosphotransferase yields MSERRKVAILVGGGPAPGINAVIGAATIRCVLDGVDVLGIQDGFEWIMHGDIDHVLPLNIERVSRIHSRGGSIIGIARANPTTDSRLLENTVLSLLRLDVAQLITIGGDDTAYTAMRLEEQSAGRVHVVHVPKTIDNDVGLPPEIDTFGFQTARHHGAEIVKNLMVDAHTTSRWYFVIAMGRKAGHLALGIGKAAGATLTLIPEEFGLRGIPFKAITDTLVGAIIKRLALGKRYGVAVIAEGVVEGIDPSDLAGIEGVERDAHGNLRIAEVAIGGILKRAVQERLRQFGLTTTIVAKDIGYELRCADPIPYDVEYARDLGYCAAKYLLSGGRAVMVSMQGGEFVPIPFRQLLDAATGRTRIRYVNIHSTRYAIARRYMIRLRRDDFANPHEIARFASVAHLSLEEFRDQFEGLVRDEPPPLDLEAPQSPPAT; encoded by the coding sequence ATGAGCGAGCGCAGGAAGGTCGCGATCCTCGTCGGCGGCGGGCCGGCGCCCGGTATCAATGCGGTGATCGGCGCGGCCACGATCCGCTGCGTCCTGGACGGAGTCGACGTGCTGGGCATCCAGGACGGGTTCGAGTGGATCATGCATGGCGACATCGACCACGTCCTCCCCCTCAACATCGAACGGGTAAGCCGTATCCACTCTCGCGGCGGCTCGATCATCGGCATCGCCCGCGCCAATCCCACGACGGATTCCCGCCTCCTCGAGAACACGGTCCTCTCGCTGCTGCGCCTCGACGTGGCGCAGCTGATCACGATCGGCGGTGATGATACCGCCTACACGGCGATGCGCCTTGAGGAGCAGTCGGCGGGCCGCGTTCACGTCGTGCACGTGCCCAAGACGATCGACAACGACGTCGGGTTGCCGCCGGAGATCGATACGTTCGGGTTCCAGACGGCTCGCCATCATGGCGCCGAGATCGTCAAGAACCTGATGGTCGATGCTCACACCACGTCGCGCTGGTACTTCGTCATCGCCATGGGCCGGAAGGCGGGGCACCTCGCGCTGGGGATCGGGAAGGCGGCCGGAGCGACGCTCACGCTCATACCGGAGGAGTTCGGCCTCCGCGGGATCCCGTTCAAGGCGATCACCGACACGCTGGTAGGGGCCATCATCAAGCGGCTGGCCCTGGGGAAGCGGTACGGGGTGGCGGTCATCGCGGAGGGGGTGGTCGAAGGCATCGATCCCAGCGACCTGGCGGGGATCGAGGGAGTTGAGCGCGATGCGCATGGCAACCTCCGCATCGCCGAGGTCGCCATCGGGGGGATCCTGAAGCGGGCGGTGCAGGAGCGGCTGCGGCAGTTCGGGCTCACGACCACGATCGTCGCGAAGGACATCGGCTACGAGCTGCGATGCGCCGACCCGATCCCGTACGACGTCGAGTACGCCCGGGACCTGGGGTACTGTGCCGCGAAGTACCTGCTGTCGGGGGGTCGTGCGGTGATGGTCTCGATGCAGGGCGGCGAGTTCGTGCCCATACCCTTTCGGCAGCTGCTCGACGCGGCGACGGGCCGCACGCGCATCCGCTACGTGAACATCCATTCGACGCGCTATGCGATCGCGCGCCGGTACATGATCCGGCTGCGTCGCGACGACTTCGCAAACCCGCACGAGATCGCCCGCTTCGCCTCGGTCGCGCACCTCTCGCTGGAGGAGTTCCGCGACCAGTTCGAGGGCCTCGTGCGGGACGAGCCGCCGCCGCTGGACCTCGAGGCGCCGCAGTCTCCGCCCGCGACTTGA